The Saccharomonospora glauca K62 genome has a segment encoding these proteins:
- the bla gene encoding class A beta-lactamase — protein MSVTFSRRSLLRTGLAVTAGLATVGLSVPATGSATVSRSVSAELRALESRHAARLGVFALNVRSGAVVSYRAHELFPMCSTFKTLEVAAVLRDLDHDGTYLDRWVHYTEADLVPGSPITEQHAVTGMRVEDLCAAAIRQSDNTAANLLLRPLGGPSGITRFCRSLGDSVTRLDRYEPDLSDGVPGDRRDTTTPAAIAADYRRLLLGRALDDADRDRLVTWLTESVTSDTRFRAGLPSHWRVADKTGSGGYGTANDVGVAWTDDGTPLVLAVLTTKEVEDADWDDDLVAGTAELLAHTLVG, from the coding sequence ATGAGTGTCACCTTCTCCCGCCGTTCGTTGCTCCGTACCGGGCTGGCGGTCACCGCGGGCCTCGCGACCGTGGGACTCTCAGTGCCCGCAACCGGCTCGGCGACGGTCTCGCGGAGCGTGTCGGCGGAGTTGCGGGCGTTGGAGTCACGACACGCCGCCCGACTCGGCGTGTTCGCGCTCAACGTTCGCTCGGGAGCCGTCGTCTCCTACCGCGCCCACGAGCTGTTCCCGATGTGCTCGACGTTCAAGACCCTCGAAGTCGCGGCCGTGCTCCGCGACCTCGACCACGACGGCACGTATCTCGACCGGTGGGTGCACTACACGGAGGCCGACCTGGTGCCGGGATCGCCGATCACCGAGCAGCACGCCGTGACGGGCATGCGGGTGGAGGACCTGTGTGCCGCGGCCATCCGGCAGAGCGACAACACGGCGGCGAACCTGCTGCTACGGCCGTTGGGGGGACCGAGCGGCATCACGCGCTTCTGCCGCTCGCTCGGTGACTCCGTCACCCGGCTCGACCGGTACGAGCCGGACCTGAGCGACGGTGTCCCCGGAGATCGGCGGGACACCACCACGCCCGCCGCCATCGCCGCCGACTACCGCCGACTGCTGCTCGGGCGTGCGCTCGACGACGCCGACCGGGATCGGTTGGTCACGTGGCTCACCGAGAGCGTCACGAGCGACACGCGGTTCCGCGCCGGACTGCCCTCCCACTGGCGGGTCGCGGACAAGACCGGGTCGGGCGGGTACGGCACGGCCAACGACGTGGGCGTGGCGTGGACGGACGACGGCACCCCGCTGGTGTTGGCCGTGCTGACGACCAAGGAGGTCGAGGACGCCGACTGGGACGACGACCTGGTCGCCGGCACGGCCGAGCTACTGGCGCACACGCTCGTCGGGTAG
- a CDS encoding acyl-CoA dehydrogenase family protein gives MTPNLLYSDVEDDLRATVRDVLADRGLPASLVSGTDSEPTYDPALWRTLSTDLGLVGLPVPERLGGQGASFRETALVLEELGRAVAPVPFLGSAVLATSVLLNADVDAEPVAALLRRLAAGETTAALAVPLSTTPHAEFPTTVRADAGVLDGTVTTVADVSVADVLVVPATGPDGPALFAVDASAAEVEIADVVSFDLTRRVGDVRLRRAPAHLLVSGPDAAVALTRGLLTSAGLLASEQLGVAQWCLDTTVEYVRQRHQFGRPVGSFQALKHRLADVWLELVAARASARYAADVLASSEAFDPGSDVEVAVAVAQSYCASAAVHAAEEAIQLHGGIGMTWEHPAHVYLKRAKADELALGTPGRHRAHLAEVVDLPPA, from the coding sequence ATGACCCCGAACCTGCTGTACTCCGACGTCGAGGACGACCTGCGCGCCACGGTCCGCGACGTGCTGGCCGACCGCGGGCTGCCCGCCTCGCTCGTGTCGGGCACGGACAGCGAACCGACCTACGACCCGGCGCTGTGGCGGACGCTGTCCACCGACCTCGGGCTCGTGGGGCTGCCCGTGCCGGAGCGGCTCGGGGGTCAGGGCGCGTCGTTCCGCGAGACCGCACTCGTGCTGGAGGAGCTCGGCCGAGCCGTCGCGCCGGTGCCGTTCCTGGGTAGCGCCGTCCTGGCGACGTCCGTGTTGTTGAACGCCGACGTCGACGCCGAACCGGTGGCCGCGCTGCTGCGCCGACTCGCGGCGGGTGAGACCACGGCCGCGTTGGCCGTGCCGCTGTCGACGACCCCGCACGCGGAGTTCCCGACCACGGTCCGGGCGGACGCGGGAGTACTCGACGGGACGGTCACCACGGTGGCCGACGTCTCCGTCGCCGACGTCCTCGTCGTGCCCGCCACGGGCCCGGACGGCCCGGCGCTGTTCGCGGTGGACGCCTCCGCCGCCGAGGTGGAGATCGCCGACGTCGTGTCGTTCGACCTCACCCGGCGCGTGGGTGACGTGCGGCTGCGGCGGGCCCCGGCCCACCTCTTGGTGAGCGGCCCCGACGCCGCCGTCGCGCTGACACGGGGCCTGCTGACGTCCGCGGGGCTGCTGGCGTCGGAACAGCTCGGCGTGGCGCAGTGGTGTCTGGACACGACCGTGGAGTACGTGCGGCAGCGCCACCAGTTCGGCAGGCCGGTCGGGTCGTTCCAGGCGCTCAAGCACCGGCTCGCCGACGTGTGGCTGGAGCTCGTTGCCGCCCGAGCCTCCGCCCGCTATGCCGCCGACGTGCTCGCCTCGTCCGAGGCGTTCGACCCCGGCTCCGACGTCGAGGTGGCCGTGGCCGTGGCGCAGTCCTACTGCGCGTCGGCGGCCGTGCACGCCGCCGAGGAGGCGATCCAACTGCACGGCGGGATCGGTATGACGTGGGAGCACCCGGCTCACGTGTACCTGAAGCGCGCCAAGGCCGACGAGCTCGCGTTGGGAACGCCGGGGCGGCATCGTGCGCACCTGGCCGAGGTGGTCGACCTCCCCCCGGCGTGA
- a CDS encoding acyl-CoA dehydrogenase family protein translates to MSADVVDTYELRERVAAFLAEHDPATTDRLEFLRARFDAGLAWVHYPVGLGGLGLPREAQPVVDAAFAEAGAPDNDPRRNGIGLGMAAPTILAVGTEEQKRRFLRPLWTGEEIWCQLFSEPGAGSDLAALATRAVRDGDDWVVNGQKVWTSSAHNARWAILLARTDPDVPKHRGITYFVCDMTAPGVEVRPLRQITGEAEFNEVFLTDVRIPDSHRLGEVGAGWRVAQTTLMNERVAIGGNAAPRESGMLGRVVETWRNRPELRTPELHERLLRLWVEQEAFRLAGVRLRQQLAAGAPGPEGSAMKLAFARLSQALSGLELELLGEEGLRYDDWSLRRPERVDFTGREAGYRYLRAKGNSIEGGTSEILRNIIAERVLGLPADPRVDKDVAWKDLPR, encoded by the coding sequence ATGAGCGCTGACGTCGTGGACACGTACGAGCTTCGCGAACGGGTGGCGGCGTTCCTCGCCGAGCACGATCCGGCGACCACCGACCGGCTGGAGTTCCTGCGCGCCCGGTTCGACGCCGGGTTGGCGTGGGTGCACTACCCCGTCGGCCTCGGCGGTCTCGGGCTGCCGAGGGAAGCACAGCCGGTGGTGGACGCCGCGTTCGCGGAGGCGGGAGCGCCGGACAACGATCCCCGCCGTAACGGCATCGGGCTCGGCATGGCCGCGCCCACGATCCTCGCCGTCGGCACCGAGGAGCAGAAGCGGCGCTTCCTCCGCCCGCTGTGGACCGGCGAGGAGATCTGGTGCCAGTTGTTCAGCGAGCCGGGCGCGGGCTCGGATCTGGCGGCGCTGGCCACCAGGGCCGTCCGTGACGGCGACGACTGGGTCGTGAACGGTCAGAAGGTGTGGACGTCGTCGGCCCACAACGCGCGCTGGGCCATCCTGCTCGCCCGGACCGACCCGGACGTCCCCAAACACCGGGGCATCACGTACTTCGTGTGCGACATGACGGCGCCGGGGGTCGAGGTGCGCCCGTTGCGGCAGATCACCGGCGAGGCCGAGTTCAACGAGGTGTTCCTCACCGACGTCCGGATCCCCGACTCCCACCGGCTGGGCGAGGTCGGCGCGGGCTGGCGAGTCGCGCAGACGACCCTGATGAACGAGCGCGTGGCCATCGGCGGCAACGCCGCGCCACGCGAGAGCGGCATGCTGGGCCGGGTGGTGGAGACCTGGCGGAACCGGCCGGAACTGCGGACCCCGGAACTGCACGAGCGGCTGCTGCGCCTGTGGGTGGAGCAGGAGGCGTTCCGGCTCGCGGGTGTGCGACTGCGGCAGCAACTCGCGGCGGGAGCACCGGGCCCGGAGGGGTCGGCGATGAAACTCGCCTTCGCCCGGCTTTCGCAGGCACTGTCCGGATTGGAACTGGAGCTGCTGGGCGAGGAAGGTCTGCGCTACGACGACTGGTCGCTGCGCAGGCCGGAGCGGGTCGACTTCACCGGCCGCGAAGCCGGGTACCGGTACCTGCGGGCCAAGGGCAACTCCATCGAGGGAGGCACCTCGGAGATTCTGCGCAACATCATCGCCGAGCGGGTGCTCGGGCTGCCCGCCGACCCCAGGGTGGACAAGGACGTCGCGTGGAAGGACCTGCCCCGATGA
- a CDS encoding acyl-CoA dehydrogenase family protein codes for MDFAYDATTERYRERLLTFMDECVYPAEPVLAEQTKAAENPWATLPVIEELKAEARRRGLWNLFLPGARGAGLTNVQYAPLAEITGRSPHLAPIATNCAAPDTGNMELLTEFGTPKQQKQWLEPLLEGEIRSAFAMTEPDVASSDARNIGTRIERDGDEYVITGRKWFISGAMNPLCRVFIVMGKTDPDAAPHRQQSMILVPRDTPGVEVKRPMTVFGYGDEEAGGHAEVVFDHVRVPAENLIGGEGDGFAIAQARLGPGRIHHCMRAIGMAERAIELMCRRAVSRVAFGKPLAEQGVVQDWIAESRVRVEQLRQLVLRTAWLMDTVGNKGAHTEIQAIKIATPRTVEWIIDKAIQLHGAGGLSQDFPLASLWAAVRTLRLADGPDEVHKRSLARRELKRYL; via the coding sequence GCGGTTGCTCACGTTCATGGACGAGTGCGTCTACCCCGCCGAACCGGTGCTGGCCGAGCAGACGAAGGCCGCCGAGAACCCGTGGGCGACACTTCCGGTGATCGAGGAGCTCAAGGCCGAGGCCCGCCGTCGCGGGTTGTGGAACCTGTTCCTGCCCGGTGCACGCGGTGCGGGCCTGACCAACGTCCAGTACGCGCCGCTGGCCGAGATCACCGGCCGCAGCCCCCACCTCGCCCCGATCGCCACCAACTGCGCGGCACCGGACACGGGCAACATGGAGTTGCTGACCGAGTTCGGCACGCCCAAGCAGCAAAAGCAGTGGCTGGAACCGCTGCTCGAAGGCGAGATCCGGTCGGCGTTCGCCATGACCGAACCCGACGTCGCGTCCTCCGACGCCCGCAACATCGGCACCCGGATCGAACGCGACGGCGACGAGTACGTGATCACCGGTCGCAAGTGGTTCATCTCCGGCGCCATGAACCCGCTCTGCCGCGTCTTCATCGTCATGGGCAAGACCGACCCGGACGCGGCGCCGCACCGGCAGCAGAGCATGATCCTCGTTCCGCGCGACACTCCGGGGGTCGAGGTCAAGCGTCCGATGACCGTGTTCGGCTACGGCGACGAGGAGGCGGGCGGCCACGCCGAGGTCGTCTTCGACCACGTTCGGGTCCCGGCCGAGAACCTCATCGGAGGTGAGGGCGACGGATTCGCCATCGCCCAGGCCCGGCTCGGTCCCGGCCGCATCCATCACTGCATGAGGGCCATCGGCATGGCCGAGCGGGCCATCGAGCTGATGTGTCGCCGCGCGGTGTCCAGGGTGGCGTTCGGCAAGCCGCTCGCCGAACAGGGCGTGGTGCAGGACTGGATCGCCGAGTCGCGGGTCCGGGTGGAACAGCTCCGGCAGCTCGTGCTGCGGACCGCGTGGCTCATGGACACCGTGGGCAACAAGGGCGCGCACACGGAGATCCAAGCCATCAAGATCGCCACCCCGCGTACCGTCGAGTGGATCATCGACAAGGCGATCCAGCTCCACGGCGCGGGTGGGTTGAGCCAGGACTTCCCGCTGGCCTCCCTGTGGGCGGCGGTGCGCACGCTCCGCCTGGCCGACGGCCCCGACGAGGTGCACAAGCGTTCCCTCGCCCGACGTGAGCTGAAGAGGTACCTGTGA